From the genome of Rhodoligotrophos appendicifer, one region includes:
- a CDS encoding TolC family outer membrane protein encodes MTASPAFSETLREALAKTYQTNPTLLGQRAALRATDENVPQALSGWRPTVSANGSYGYSDTKSRLRNSAGGGTQRFSTDPGNFNIGLDQPIFNGFQTVNNTRQAESNVQAGRAQLAGTEQSVLFSAVQAFMFVIRDRRILDLQRKNVQVLQEQLRSTNARFEVGDNTRTDVAQSQARLAESQSNLSTAEANLAISVGDYIQIVGQAPGSLTFPDTASKLAPDTIDRAIQVAEGNNPNVINAEFLEKAQGYQVEVLKGVLMPTVSLSADYYYSSNNSVTAIRTDQVQVLGNLQIPLYQGGGEYANVRQAKQTRNQLQMQIVETRRSVREVVVQAWNQLVSARETIVSAREQVRAQQLAYEGVRLEAEAGTRTTLDVLNAESELVRAQVLVVQAEVNTVVASYALVSAVGRLNAMDLKLPVQIYDPSIYYNKVRNLWFGLDTPSAE; translated from the coding sequence ATGACCGCATCGCCAGCCTTCTCGGAGACGCTGCGGGAGGCTCTGGCGAAAACCTATCAGACCAATCCGACCTTGCTCGGCCAACGCGCTGCACTTCGGGCAACAGATGAAAATGTGCCGCAAGCGCTTTCAGGCTGGCGGCCGACGGTCTCCGCCAATGGCAGTTACGGTTATTCCGACACCAAAAGCCGGCTGAGGAATTCGGCCGGGGGCGGAACCCAGAGGTTCAGCACGGATCCCGGGAATTTCAACATCGGTCTCGACCAGCCGATCTTCAACGGCTTCCAAACCGTCAACAATACCCGCCAAGCGGAGTCCAACGTACAAGCCGGCCGGGCGCAACTGGCCGGCACCGAGCAATCGGTCCTATTCAGTGCGGTCCAGGCCTTCATGTTCGTGATCCGCGACCGACGGATTCTGGATCTGCAGCGCAAGAATGTACAGGTGCTGCAGGAGCAGCTGCGGTCGACGAATGCACGCTTCGAGGTGGGCGACAATACCCGCACCGACGTAGCCCAGTCTCAAGCGCGGCTGGCGGAATCACAATCCAACCTCTCGACTGCCGAAGCCAATCTGGCGATCAGCGTGGGCGATTATATCCAGATCGTGGGACAGGCGCCTGGAAGCCTCACCTTCCCGGACACCGCCTCCAAGCTGGCGCCGGACACTATCGATCGGGCGATCCAGGTCGCGGAGGGCAACAATCCGAATGTGATTAACGCCGAATTCCTGGAAAAGGCGCAAGGCTACCAGGTCGAGGTGCTGAAGGGGGTGCTCATGCCGACCGTCAGCCTGAGCGCGGATTATTACTATTCCTCCAACAACTCGGTCACAGCAATCCGAACCGATCAAGTTCAAGTTCTTGGCAACTTGCAGATCCCACTTTACCAAGGCGGCGGAGAGTATGCGAATGTGCGACAAGCCAAGCAGACCCGCAATCAGTTGCAGATGCAAATCGTCGAGACGCGGCGCAGCGTAAGAGAGGTGGTCGTCCAGGCCTGGAACCAATTGGTCTCGGCACGGGAAACCATAGTCTCGGCGAGGGAGCAAGTGCGCGCACAGCAACTCGCCTATGAGGGGGTGAGGCTGGAGGCGGAAGCTGGCACGCGTACCACGCTGGATGTGTTGAACGCTGAATCGGAGCTGGTTCGGGCACAGGTTCTGGTCGTCCAGGCGGAGGTCAACACGGTCGTTGCCAGCTATGCGCTCGTATCCGCCGTCGGCAGGCTGAACGCTATGGATCTGAAGCTCCCGGTCCAGATCTACGATCCCAGCATCTACTACAACAAGGTGCGCAACCTTTGGTTCGGCCTGGACACACCTAGCGCGGAATAA
- a CDS encoding DUF2497 domain-containing protein: protein MSKLDQLDEPSMEEILASIRRAIDEDSRFATESGNGVAQRGARAGSRIISDDRRTPSDQVIKLAEDVLEISRAARDHDHRAPLRRVTSPEEPSVLRPSFGQRGEPAPAISTPSGEDTVPGREMNREAEDQVAAETVVPETASGVADMRRDRDLDGPIAGSEILMGERSRETPRPVKAAASDMPLVAADIDRLVGAAFEKLTDQLAEVRAKSNVTLEDVVKDLMRPAIKDWLDNNLSDVVERMVQAEIERLIRRGA from the coding sequence ATGAGTAAACTCGACCAATTAGACGAACCGTCCATGGAGGAGATCCTTGCTTCGATCCGCAGAGCGATCGACGAGGACAGCAGATTTGCAACAGAGAGCGGGAATGGCGTTGCCCAACGCGGTGCCCGCGCCGGTAGCCGTATCATCTCCGATGACCGGAGGACTCCTTCTGACCAGGTGATCAAACTGGCCGAAGACGTCCTGGAGATTTCGCGGGCGGCGAGAGACCATGACCATCGGGCGCCGCTTCGACGTGTTACCAGCCCTGAAGAGCCTTCAGTTTTGCGGCCATCCTTCGGTCAAAGGGGCGAACCTGCACCCGCGATTTCCACCCCGAGCGGGGAAGACACGGTGCCCGGTAGAGAGATGAACCGCGAAGCCGAAGACCAGGTCGCCGCTGAAACTGTGGTGCCGGAGACTGCAAGTGGAGTAGCCGACATGCGGAGAGATAGAGATTTGGACGGCCCGATCGCGGGCAGTGAGATTCTCATGGGGGAACGATCTCGCGAGACTCCGAGACCGGTCAAGGCTGCCGCATCGGACATGCCGCTCGTCGCCGCCGATATCGATCGGCTGGTCGGTGCAGCATTCGAAAAACTCACAGATCAACTCGCCGAAGTCAGGGCGAAGTCGAATGTGACCCTCGAAGATGTCGTCAAGGACCTAATGCGGCCGGCCATCAAAGACTGGCTCGACAACAACCTGTCCGACGTGGTCGAACGCATGGTGCAGGCCGAGATCGAAAGGTTGATCCGACGGGGCGCGTAA
- a CDS encoding valine--tRNA ligase has product MLDKTYKPQDVEGRIYESWEASGAFKAGLRQGAECYSIVIPPPNVTGSLHMGHALNNTIQDILVRFERMRGKDVLWQPGTDHAGIATQMVVERQLQERQEPSRWSMGREAFIARVWEWKAISGGTIINQLKRLGASCDWSRERFTMDEGLSLAVVRVFVQLYKQGLIYKDKRLVNWDPKLLTAISDLEVLSVETKGHLWHFNYPIKDQPGRFITVATTRPETMLGDTGVAVHPEDERYKDLVGKSVVLPLVGREIPIVADEYADPEQGSGAVKITPAHDFNDFEVGKRHDLRQISIFDQHGRLDIESNHDFLQDLQASDELGETLSLHMLDRFEARKRIVARMEAAGLLDKVDDHVNMVPFGDRSNVIIEPFLTEQWYVDAATLAQPAIEAVETGKTKFVPANWSKTYFDWMRNIQPWCISRQLWWGHQIPAWYGPDGEIFVEETEEEAFAAAEAYYGSRVVLDRDPDVLDTWFSSALWPFSTLGWPDQTTELKRFYPTSALVTGFDIIFFWVARMMMMGLHFMKDVPFPDVYIHGIVRDERGQKMSKSKGNVVDPLELIDEFGADALRFTMASLATPGRDVKPSKARIESSRNFATKLWNAARFCEMNGCIRDPEFEPGHVQHSVNRWIIGEANRAARSVSQAIEQYRVNDAALTLYQFVWNVFCDWYVELIKPLLNGEDVAAKAEARATAAYMLDEIVTLLHPFMPFVTEELWQRLGESGAPRRSQLILAPWPSLTDPEDAAADEELSWVIRMISEIRSVRAEMNVPAGAQIECVIVGADATIRQRVVAWDAEIRRLARLKAVAMAETMPKGAVQIVLGDAVVGLPIADVIDLKAEKSRLGKDLTKLRDEIGKINAKLGNAAFMAKAPEHVVEEQQERRTDAEALVVKTEAAIRRLDEL; this is encoded by the coding sequence ATGCTGGACAAGACCTACAAGCCGCAGGACGTCGAGGGTCGGATCTACGAATCCTGGGAGGCAAGCGGCGCCTTCAAGGCAGGTCTGCGGCAAGGCGCCGAGTGCTATTCAATTGTCATCCCACCGCCGAACGTGACTGGTTCGCTGCATATGGGACATGCACTCAACAACACAATCCAGGATATTCTCGTCCGCTTCGAACGCATGCGCGGCAAAGATGTGCTGTGGCAGCCGGGGACGGACCACGCGGGTATTGCTACCCAGATGGTGGTCGAGAGACAGCTGCAGGAGCGCCAGGAGCCTTCGCGCTGGAGCATGGGACGCGAGGCCTTCATCGCGCGCGTCTGGGAATGGAAGGCCATCTCCGGCGGAACGATCATCAACCAACTGAAGCGACTGGGCGCATCCTGCGACTGGAGCCGCGAGCGCTTCACCATGGATGAGGGGCTTTCACTCGCAGTGGTGCGGGTGTTTGTTCAACTCTATAAGCAGGGACTGATCTACAAGGATAAGCGGCTCGTCAATTGGGACCCAAAACTCTTGACGGCGATCTCCGATCTGGAGGTGCTGTCCGTGGAAACCAAGGGGCACCTCTGGCATTTCAATTATCCGATCAAAGACCAACCGGGCCGTTTCATCACGGTGGCCACCACGAGGCCGGAGACGATGCTGGGTGACACCGGCGTCGCGGTGCATCCGGAGGACGAGCGCTACAAGGACCTGGTGGGTAAGTCCGTCGTGCTCCCCCTGGTCGGCCGAGAAATTCCGATCGTGGCTGATGAATATGCCGATCCAGAGCAGGGTTCTGGTGCAGTCAAGATTACGCCGGCTCACGACTTCAACGATTTCGAGGTGGGCAAGCGGCATGATCTGCGCCAGATCAGCATCTTTGACCAGCATGGGCGGCTCGACATCGAGAGCAATCACGATTTCCTGCAGGACTTGCAAGCGTCCGACGAACTCGGTGAGACCTTAAGCTTGCACATGCTCGATAGATTCGAAGCGCGCAAAAGAATCGTGGCTCGGATGGAAGCCGCAGGTCTGCTCGACAAGGTCGATGACCATGTGAATATGGTGCCGTTCGGGGATCGCTCCAATGTGATCATCGAACCCTTTCTGACCGAACAATGGTACGTGGACGCAGCCACACTCGCCCAACCGGCCATCGAGGCTGTGGAGACAGGAAAGACGAAGTTCGTACCTGCCAACTGGTCGAAGACCTATTTCGACTGGATGCGCAACATTCAGCCCTGGTGCATCTCGCGCCAGCTGTGGTGGGGGCACCAGATTCCTGCCTGGTATGGGCCCGACGGCGAGATCTTCGTCGAAGAAACAGAAGAAGAAGCCTTCGCTGCGGCGGAGGCCTATTACGGCAGCCGCGTCGTTCTTGACCGCGATCCAGATGTCCTCGACACTTGGTTCTCATCAGCGCTGTGGCCATTCTCGACCCTCGGCTGGCCGGACCAGACGACGGAGCTGAAGCGATTCTATCCGACCAGTGCTCTGGTAACCGGTTTCGACATCATCTTCTTCTGGGTTGCCCGGATGATGATGATGGGCCTGCATTTCATGAAGGACGTGCCTTTCCCGGACGTCTACATCCACGGCATCGTTCGTGACGAACGCGGGCAGAAGATGTCGAAGTCGAAAGGGAATGTCGTCGATCCGCTTGAGTTGATCGATGAGTTCGGGGCCGATGCGCTGCGCTTCACGATGGCTTCTCTAGCCACACCGGGCCGAGACGTAAAACCATCAAAAGCGCGCATCGAAAGCAGCCGCAACTTTGCGACCAAGCTGTGGAACGCGGCGCGCTTCTGCGAGATGAACGGCTGCATACGCGATCCCGAGTTCGAGCCCGGGCACGTGCAGCACAGCGTCAATCGCTGGATCATCGGGGAGGCGAACCGCGCCGCTCGGAGCGTGAGTCAAGCCATCGAGCAATATCGCGTCAACGACGCCGCGCTCACCCTCTATCAGTTCGTGTGGAACGTTTTCTGCGACTGGTATGTCGAGCTGATCAAGCCGCTGCTGAATGGCGAGGATGTTGCCGCAAAGGCGGAAGCTCGAGCCACGGCCGCCTATATGCTCGACGAGATCGTCACCCTGCTGCATCCCTTCATGCCCTTCGTGACGGAAGAGCTTTGGCAACGTCTTGGCGAGTCCGGTGCGCCGCGTCGTAGCCAGCTCATCCTGGCGCCGTGGCCCTCGCTCACCGATCCAGAAGATGCGGCTGCCGATGAAGAGCTCAGCTGGGTGATCAGAATGATCAGCGAAATCCGCTCCGTGCGGGCCGAGATGAATGTCCCGGCGGGGGCGCAGATCGAATGTGTGATCGTCGGCGCCGACGCCACGATCCGTCAAAGGGTCGTGGCGTGGGATGCGGAGATCCGACGGCTGGCGCGGTTGAAAGCGGTCGCCATGGCGGAGACCATGCCGAAGGGTGCCGTTCAGATCGTTCTGGGCGATGCCGTCGTCGGACTGCCGATTGCCGATGTGATCGACCTCAAAGCGGAGAAGTCGAGGCTAGGAAAAGATTTGACGAAACTGCGGGATGAAATCGGCAAGATCAATGCGAAGCTCGGCAACGCAGCTTTCATGGCGAAGGCACCAGAGCATGTCGTCGAGGAGCAGCAAGAGCGACGCACGGACGCCGAGGCCCTGGTGGTCAAAACAGAAGCTGCCATCCGCCGATTGGATGAGCTCTAG
- a CDS encoding multidrug effflux MFS transporter, translating to MATETIEVQKEPMDSRAVIHAPLWILALVTFSGTLAMHIFVPALPYAGADLTASSGTMQLTISVYILGLAAGQLIYGPLSDRFGRRRTLMAGLVIYSLSGLAAALSPDVDSLIIARLFQALGGCSGMVLGRAMVRDTASAQDASRRLAMMNLIVMIGPGAAPIIGSLLASALGWRSIFFFLCAFGVFSILFCLRLLPETSTSGNNADFRTLARNYAALVKSPAFLGFAIGGGCATTSLYAFIAAAPFIFEDHLHQTARQVGVYLAILISGVWLGSAIMSRLVTRSSIKQLLIGSSLISLSAAAVYLCIVLAGGLSVIAAVASIFVFSVGAGIASPVALTEAISVNAKVIGSASGLYGFTQMMIAALCTALVGLGRDPSISAGIVLVGAALVGQLAFWFALRWKRLGGAA from the coding sequence ATGGCGACTGAGACCATCGAGGTTCAAAAGGAGCCAATGGATTCTCGAGCCGTCATCCATGCGCCCTTGTGGATCCTAGCCCTCGTGACCTTCAGCGGCACCTTGGCGATGCATATTTTCGTTCCCGCCCTGCCCTATGCCGGCGCCGACCTCACTGCCTCCAGTGGCACGATGCAGCTCACCATCAGCGTCTATATTCTGGGTCTCGCCGCAGGGCAGTTGATCTATGGACCACTGTCGGATCGCTTCGGACGCCGCCGCACGCTCATGGCCGGTCTGGTCATCTACTCTCTGTCCGGACTTGCGGCGGCTCTATCACCTGACGTGGACAGTTTGATCATCGCGCGCTTGTTCCAAGCGCTGGGAGGATGCTCCGGAATGGTGCTTGGTCGCGCCATGGTGCGCGATACCGCCAGTGCTCAGGATGCCTCCCGCCGCCTCGCGATGATGAACTTGATCGTTATGATCGGCCCTGGTGCGGCTCCCATCATCGGCAGCCTGCTTGCCTCCGCCCTGGGCTGGCGCTCGATCTTTTTCTTCTTATGCGCTTTCGGCGTATTCAGTATCCTATTCTGCCTCCGTCTTCTTCCCGAGACCAGCACATCTGGAAACAACGCGGACTTCCGAACTTTGGCTCGCAATTACGCGGCGCTCGTGAAATCCCCAGCCTTTCTCGGATTTGCAATCGGCGGCGGCTGCGCCACGACCTCACTTTACGCGTTTATCGCAGCCGCGCCCTTCATCTTCGAGGATCATCTTCACCAGACCGCTCGGCAGGTCGGCGTGTATCTGGCAATTCTCATCTCCGGTGTCTGGCTCGGCAGCGCGATCATGAGCCGCCTCGTCACCCGAAGTTCCATCAAGCAACTCCTGATCGGATCCAGCTTGATCAGCCTGTCCGCGGCAGCTGTCTATCTCTGCATTGTGTTAGCAGGGGGGCTGTCGGTGATCGCAGCGGTGGCCTCGATCTTCGTCTTCAGTGTCGGCGCAGGAATCGCCTCTCCCGTTGCCTTGACCGAGGCGATCAGCGTCAATGCGAAGGTGATCGGTTCTGCTTCAGGCCTCTATGGCTTCACGCAGATGATGATCGCGGCGCTCTGTACCGCTTTGGTCGGGCTTGGCCGCGACCCCTCGATTTCGGCAGGAATTGTTCTCGTGGGTGCCGCTCTGGTCGGGCAGTTGGCTTTCTGGTTTGCGCTTCGATGGAAACGCCTCGGCGGTGCGGCTTGA
- a CDS encoding MarR family winged helix-turn-helix transcriptional regulator, which produces MTSDPLSLRGRLGSQVWQTARQWRRSVDRRLHPFGLTEATWLPLLKLSRAAAPLRQKDLASALCLDSSSVVRLLDSLEAAGLVIRQEEDGDRRAKVIMLTEQGRSTVDQVEAVAREVRDEALLGLSDADVVTALHVLDHVHSRLAASEPGSTDGD; this is translated from the coding sequence ATGACAAGTGATCCTCTTTCTCTACGCGGAAGACTCGGCTCACAGGTTTGGCAGACCGCCAGGCAGTGGCGGCGTTCCGTGGATCGCCGCCTTCACCCGTTTGGCCTGACTGAGGCGACATGGCTGCCGCTGCTCAAGTTGTCGCGCGCCGCCGCACCCCTTCGTCAGAAGGATCTTGCCTCTGCCCTATGCCTTGACAGTTCTTCCGTGGTCCGCCTGCTTGACTCCCTTGAGGCGGCAGGCCTCGTCATCCGGCAGGAGGAGGATGGTGATCGGCGGGCCAAAGTGATCATGCTGACGGAACAGGGTCGAAGCACGGTAGATCAGGTCGAAGCCGTGGCCCGCGAAGTCAGGGACGAAGCACTGCTCGGCCTCTCCGACGCCGACGTTGTTACCGCTCTCCACGTTCTTGACCACGTCCATAGTCGGCTCGCGGCTTCTGAGCCAGGATCGACGGATGGCGACTGA
- a CDS encoding CoA-binding protein — MNHDHYSEDYLRGILTAVKTIALVGASSNPVRPSYFVLKYMIEKGYDVVPVNPRESVGEILGRPLFASLQEVPHRVDMVDIFRNSSAAESVVDDAIAHGAKVVWMQLGVRNDEAALRAEASGLKVVMNRCPKMEYAKLCGEWSWVGGNPGRISTKRPTLSGNRVQSLSITARKGY; from the coding sequence ATGAACCACGATCATTATTCCGAAGATTACCTCCGCGGCATCCTCACGGCGGTGAAGACGATTGCGCTCGTGGGCGCCAGCAGCAATCCGGTGCGGCCATCGTATTTCGTCCTGAAATACATGATCGAGAAGGGTTACGACGTCGTGCCCGTTAATCCTCGCGAATCAGTGGGTGAAATCCTCGGCCGTCCCCTTTTTGCAAGCCTCCAGGAAGTGCCGCATCGGGTGGACATGGTCGACATATTCCGAAATTCCTCTGCAGCTGAGTCTGTTGTCGACGACGCGATTGCTCACGGAGCCAAAGTTGTCTGGATGCAATTGGGTGTTCGCAACGACGAGGCTGCGCTGCGCGCCGAGGCTTCAGGGCTCAAAGTTGTAATGAATCGGTGCCCTAAAATGGAATATGCCAAACTCTGTGGCGAATGGAGCTGGGTCGGCGGTAATCCGGGCCGCATCTCCACGAAGCGCCCAACTCTTTCGGGCAACCGGGTCCAAAGCCTATCGATTACTGCCCGAAAAGGTTATTGA
- a CDS encoding enoyl-CoA hydratase — protein sequence MSAAERIQSSDTAGDLEQDLQSGVLRVVMNRPERRNSLSERMIEALQSALDQASSNPAVRVVILAAKGPAFCAGHDLKEVLAHRADADAGKAYFTWLMNSCSRMMQSITACPKPVIAEVHGVATAAGCQLVASCDLALAAETAQFATPGVNIGLFCSTPMIPLSRNVAPKHAMEMLLTGDMISANDAARIGLINRVTAPDDLTRETRDLASRIASKSMATIGLGKAAFYQQRILPLAEAYAYGSHIMVENMGFSDAGEGIGAFVAKRPARWTDS from the coding sequence ATGAGTGCGGCTGAGAGAATCCAGTCTTCAGATACCGCTGGGGACCTTGAACAGGATCTGCAATCGGGCGTCCTGCGAGTAGTCATGAACCGGCCGGAGCGTCGCAATAGTCTCTCCGAAAGAATGATAGAGGCCCTTCAGTCTGCTTTAGATCAAGCCTCCAGCAATCCGGCTGTGCGGGTCGTCATCTTAGCTGCGAAGGGCCCTGCTTTTTGCGCCGGCCATGACTTAAAGGAGGTTCTGGCACACCGCGCCGACGCCGATGCCGGTAAGGCTTATTTCACTTGGCTCATGAATTCCTGCTCCCGCATGATGCAATCCATCACCGCGTGTCCGAAACCCGTGATTGCCGAAGTCCACGGCGTAGCGACGGCGGCAGGCTGCCAGCTGGTCGCCAGCTGTGATTTGGCACTGGCCGCAGAGACCGCTCAGTTCGCGACGCCCGGCGTCAATATTGGTCTCTTCTGTTCGACCCCGATGATCCCCCTCTCCCGTAACGTGGCGCCGAAGCATGCGATGGAGATGTTGCTGACCGGCGACATGATTTCAGCCAATGACGCTGCGCGTATCGGTCTGATCAATCGGGTGACGGCGCCTGACGACCTGACTCGCGAGACCAGAGACTTGGCCTCTAGGATCGCCTCCAAATCCATGGCAACGATCGGTCTCGGCAAGGCCGCCTTCTACCAGCAGCGTATCCTCCCATTGGCAGAGGCCTATGCCTATGGTTCGCATATAATGGTCGAGAATATGGGCTTCTCTGATGCTGGGGAAGGCATCGGTGCCTTCGTTGCCAAACGTCCGGCCCGCTGGACCGATAGCTAG
- a CDS encoding PaaI family thioesterase: MSLRERRLKWGPENILAFLRIDFPQAFNNGWTYRIEVLTADHTRVRLHAHESQLRPGGTISGPTMMHLADLGVYVLLLALHGESARLAVTTNLTISFLRKPASGDLVADVRLLKHGKTLSVGAIQLEDKDGRLVAHAECTYYMDTAQ; the protein is encoded by the coding sequence ATGTCGCTACGAGAACGAAGACTGAAGTGGGGTCCAGAGAACATCCTGGCTTTCCTGCGTATTGACTTTCCGCAGGCTTTTAACAATGGCTGGACCTATCGGATCGAGGTGCTGACAGCCGATCACACAAGAGTGCGACTTCACGCTCATGAGAGCCAGTTGCGGCCCGGAGGAACGATCTCGGGACCGACGATGATGCATCTGGCTGATCTCGGGGTTTATGTCTTGCTGCTTGCACTGCACGGTGAAAGCGCAAGACTCGCGGTGACGACCAACCTCACTATCAGTTTCCTACGCAAACCTGCATCCGGCGACCTGGTAGCGGATGTCCGGCTGTTGAAGCACGGCAAGACTCTGTCGGTGGGCGCCATACAGCTAGAGGATAAAGACGGCAGGCTCGTCGCCCATGCAGAATGCACCTATTACATGGATACAGCGCAATAG
- the rplM gene encoding 50S ribosomal protein L13, with product MKTFSAKTAEVEKKWILIDAEGLIVGRLAAIVANRLRGKHKPIFTPHIDCGDNVVIVNAEKVVLTGNKRQAKTYYWHTGFPGGIKERKAHQILDGRFPDRVIRLAIQRMMPGGPLTRHQLKNLRVYAGAEHPHEAQQPEALDVAAMNAKNTKKG from the coding sequence ATGAAAACCTTCTCTGCGAAAACCGCGGAGGTCGAGAAGAAGTGGATTCTGATCGATGCGGAGGGCCTCATCGTCGGGCGCCTTGCAGCGATCGTAGCGAACCGCCTGCGCGGCAAGCACAAGCCGATCTTCACGCCCCACATCGATTGCGGTGACAATGTCGTCATCGTCAATGCAGAAAAAGTCGTCCTCACTGGCAATAAGCGCCAGGCAAAGACCTATTACTGGCATACGGGCTTTCCCGGAGGAATCAAGGAGCGCAAGGCGCATCAGATCCTCGACGGCCGCTTTCCCGACCGGGTGATCCGGCTCGCCATCCAACGCATGATGCCGGGCGGCCCGCTGACCCGTCATCAGTTGAAGAATTTGCGCGTCTATGCCGGCGCAGAACATCCGCACGAGGCACAACAGCCTGAGGCGCTCGATGTCGCGGCCATGAACGCCAAGAACACGAAGAAGGGATGA
- the rpsI gene encoding 30S ribosomal protein S9 — MAETQSLEQLGAAMGLEQDANALPEPKIDAQGRAYATGRRKNAIARVWIKPGPGKITVNGRDVETYFARPALRMVLRQPLEAAGRKDQYDIVCTVVGGGLSGQAGAVRHGLSRALTYYEPELRPALKKHGFLTRDPRVVERKKYGKAKARRSFQFSKR, encoded by the coding sequence ATGGCCGAGACTCAATCACTCGAGCAGCTGGGCGCCGCCATGGGCCTCGAGCAGGATGCCAATGCGCTGCCGGAGCCAAAGATCGATGCCCAAGGCCGGGCTTATGCTACCGGTCGCCGCAAGAACGCCATCGCGCGCGTTTGGATAAAGCCCGGACCCGGCAAGATCACGGTGAATGGCCGTGACGTGGAGACTTACTTTGCACGCCCGGCATTGCGCATGGTGTTGCGTCAGCCGCTGGAAGCGGCAGGCCGCAAGGATCAGTACGACATCGTCTGCACCGTTGTGGGCGGCGGGCTTTCCGGTCAGGCGGGCGCCGTGCGCCATGGCTTGTCCCGGGCGCTGACCTATTACGAGCCGGAACTTCGCCCGGCGCTCAAGAAGCACGGCTTCCTGACCCGGGATCCACGCGTCGTCGAGCGGAAGAAGTACGGCAAGGCAAAGGCGCGCCGGAGCTTCCAGTTCTCGAAGCGTTGA
- the argC gene encoding N-acetyl-gamma-glutamyl-phosphate reductase — protein MSTKIFIDGEAGTTGLQIRSRLDSRTDLEMIRLEGPARKDESARREAINESDIVILCLPDEAAREAVSLIARDHVRVIDASTAYRTAQGWVYGFPEMAPGQHRAIAAAQRVTNPGCYPTGAIALLRPLVEHGIVPKGWPVTVNAVSGYSGGGKSLIAAFEDPAASNHTTDNFRIYALGLGHKHIAEMQLYCDLHHPPLFAPSVGRFAQGMIVEVPLQLWALPGATGPDEIRDILEGAYRDSYFVEVASREETEALSSLDPERLNGTNRLKLFVFGNEELGQARLVALLDNLGKGASGQAVQNLNIMIGVDEATGL, from the coding sequence ATGAGCACGAAAATTTTCATCGACGGAGAAGCAGGAACGACGGGATTGCAGATTCGCTCGCGCCTCGACAGCAGAACCGATCTCGAGATGATCCGGCTCGAGGGCCCGGCCCGAAAAGACGAATCGGCACGGCGAGAAGCAATCAACGAGTCAGATATCGTCATTCTCTGCCTCCCGGATGAGGCGGCACGTGAGGCGGTCTCTCTGATTGCACGGGATCATGTCCGTGTGATCGATGCGTCGACCGCCTATCGCACGGCCCAGGGGTGGGTCTACGGCTTTCCGGAGATGGCGCCGGGCCAGCATCGGGCCATTGCGGCAGCCCAGCGCGTCACCAATCCTGGGTGTTACCCGACTGGAGCGATCGCTCTTCTCCGGCCGCTGGTAGAACATGGCATCGTTCCCAAAGGATGGCCCGTAACGGTCAATGCGGTCTCCGGCTACAGCGGCGGCGGCAAGAGCCTGATTGCGGCCTTCGAAGACCCGGCCGCCTCGAACCATACGACGGATAATTTCCGCATCTATGCGCTCGGTCTTGGACACAAGCACATCGCCGAGATGCAGCTCTATTGCGATCTGCACCATCCCCCACTTTTCGCGCCGAGTGTCGGGCGATTCGCGCAGGGCATGATCGTCGAGGTGCCGTTGCAATTGTGGGCTCTGCCCGGTGCCACGGGACCGGACGAGATCCGCGACATTCTGGAGGGGGCTTATCGCGACAGCTACTTCGTGGAGGTCGCGTCGCGAGAGGAGACAGAGGCCCTGTCGTCGCTTGATCCAGAGAGGCTGAATGGCACGAACCGGCTGAAGCTGTTCGTGTTCGGCAATGAGGAGCTCGGGCAAGCCCGGCTCGTTGCCCTGCTCGACAATCTCGGCAAAGGCGCGTCGGGCCAGGCCGTGCAAAATCTGAACATCATGATCGGCGTCGACGAAGCGACAGGCCTCTAA